The following DNA comes from Hahella chejuensis KCTC 2396.
GTCGATATCACCTTGGGCGGAGCCCGTATGGGCACCTTGCGCTATATGTCCCCTGAACAACTGCAAGGCCGCGACATGGGACTGCAGACAGACGTCTGGTCCGTGGCCACCTTAATTTATGAAATGCTCACCGGCAGGGAAATGTTCGACGGCGAAAAATCCTCCACTGTATTGCACGCCGTCATGCACGAAGAGCCGGACTACAGTCTGGCGGTTTTTCAGGAGTACCCGCTATTCAAGCGATTATTGACGGCGATGCTGCATAAAAAGCCGGAAAAGCGCCTCGACTCCATGGGCAAAGTACTGCAATGGCTCACCACTATTCAGCCTATCGCTCAGGCGGGGGCCAAAAACAGGGCGCGCCAGGATCAACGCATTGAGAATCAGGAAGCGGTGGTGAAGGAGGAATTGACGGATTTGTATCTGTTGCGTCTGGCCGCCGCCCTCACCGCACATGTCGGCCCGGCGGCGCCGAAGCTGATTCAGCGTTATGCGTCTACGTCAGATAATCGGGAAAGTCTGATCAATTCGCTGGTGGGGCATATCAAGCCCCAGTACCGGCAAATTGTTAGTCAGCAACTGAAGGAGATAGCGCTCTGACCTGAGCGCCATGATTAGATTTTAAGCTCTTTCACTAACCAGGCTTTGGCGAAACGCAGGTCCCTTTCCACCGTGGAGAGGGATACTTGCAAGTACTCTGCAATTTCTTCCTGAGTCATGCCCCCGAAGAAACTCATCTCCACGATACGCGCCTTGCGCTCATCCACATTGGACAGTTTTTGCAGAATGTCTTCCAGATCAAGCAGATCCGGCTGACTGCCGTCATCGCAAATCTGCGCTTCGTGCAGCGTCACCTGAATGTCGTCGCCGCCGCGCTTCTTACGCTTCTGCGCGCGGGCGTGATCTACAAGGATGCGACGCATGGTTTGCGCCGCCACGGCGAGAAAGTGAATACGATCGTTCCAGGCGACTTCCGCATCCACCAAATGCAAATACGCCTCGTTCACCAGTGCGGTGGCCTGCAGCATGTGTCCCTGACGCTCGCCAGCCATATAACGCCCCGCGATGGTGCGTAATTCGCCGTGCAAAGATTCGATAATATGATTAAGGGCTTGCGAATCACCGGCCTGCCAATCGGCCAGTAGCTGAGTTACGTTGCGTGAGCCAGCCATAGTCTTTAGTCCTGCTGAATTCGGGGGAACATGCATTCCCTATGCTGAAGAATCTTGTTTATTCTTGGTATTTTAGGGAGCTGAGGGGCGGCTAGCAAACTAGATTTTCAGACAGCGCGATCCTTCGCGCTAGTTCCACTGCTCGTCAACGGCTTTCAGCAGTTGCGGTTCTTGCCAAGTGAAATTGAATGCGACTTCTTGAATGGCGGCGTGCGCTTTTTCCTGCTCGCCTGTTTTTTGGGTAACGGACTTTTCGCTGCCGTTCTGCATTAGAAATACTTGGAACATCACCATCATTAGCGCAAGCAGGGCTGCAAAGATGTGTGCTTTCATTTTCTTTCCCTTGGGCCTGAGGGGCCTTAGTCGTATATCAGGGTCTTTACTGCCTGTTTTCCCTCTAATAAGCGCCCTCAAAAAGAAAAAGCCGTCATCTTTTCGTCATTTTTTATAACAAACCGCCTATGTCCTCTCCATTTGAACTCAAGGACATAGGCATTCGCAGCCGCTAAAGCGATTTAAGCTCCCGCTTTAATATTTTCCCGGTAGCCGTCATCGGCAGACTGTCGCAAATTTCCAGCAAACGCGGGTATTTATACGCGGCCATTTTGCTTTTACACCACTCCCTGATCTCCTCTGCGTCAGCCCTGGCGCCCTCTTTCAATATAACGAAAGCTTTGATCTCCTCTCCGTACTGGGAATCAGGCACGCCCACCACCGCCGCCAGCGACACAGCCGGATGCGTCAACAGCGTTTCCTCCAGTTCACGGGGATATACGTTATAACCTCCACGAATAATCATGTCCTTCAGGCGATCAACGATAAACAGGTATCCGTCTTCATCCATATACCCAATATCGCCAGAGTGGAACCAGCCGTTGCGTATGGCGTCCGCCGTCGCTTCGGGTCGATTCAGATATCCCTTCATGATGTTATGCCCACGGATCACAATTTCTCCCCGTTCTCTGTGGGCGACCTCTCCACCTTTCTCATCCACGACCTTTATGTCCACGCCCCAGATAGGCACGCCTACTGAGCCCGGCTTACGTGGGCGATCCAGCACATTAAACGAGGCGACCGGCGACGTTTCGGAGAGACCGTAACCTTCCAGGATCGGCACCTGAAACTTGGCCTCAAAGCCGCGTAAAATCTCTATGGCCAAAGAAGACCCACCCGATCCGCACAGCCGCAAGCGATCCCGAACCTTCGCAACAACAGCCTCCTCCAGCTCAATGCCGTGCAGCAACGCCCAATACATCGTGGGAACGCCGCAGAATACGGTAATGTCTTCCTGCACCATAGCCTCCACCACGGCTTTAGGGTCAAAACGGGGAATCAGCACCAGTTTGTTACTGTTGTAGAAGCCGCCGCACATTTGCACAGTCTGACCAAAAGTGTGGAACAGCGGCAGCGCCACCAACTGATTGTCATCCAGACGCGCTTCGCTGAGCCGCGCGAATTGCGCAACATTGAGG
Coding sequences within:
- a CDS encoding sigma-70 family RNA polymerase sigma factor; amino-acid sequence: MAGSRNVTQLLADWQAGDSQALNHIIESLHGELRTIAGRYMAGERQGHMLQATALVNEAYLHLVDAEVAWNDRIHFLAVAAQTMRRILVDHARAQKRKKRGGDDIQVTLHEAQICDDGSQPDLLDLEDILQKLSNVDERKARIVEMSFFGGMTQEEIAEYLQVSLSTVERDLRFAKAWLVKELKI
- a CDS encoding long-chain-fatty-acid--CoA ligase, which produces MLNLATILTESAKRHPQKEALVCGAVRLTYAQVERMTNQVANNLLAAGILPGDRVALSCPNLHFFPIAYFGIIKAGAVVVPLNVLLSEEEIAYHLRDSQARAYICFEGIPDMPLGPRGLAAFNAVVDCQRFWLMPSGSSLVKGDMPALFDELMVGDEPAPDIVTQADDTVVVLYTSGTTGKPKGAELTHANIFLNVAQFARLSEARLDDNQLVALPLFHTFGQTVQMCGGFYNSNKLVLIPRFDPKAVVEAMVQEDITVFCGVPTMYWALLHGIELEEAVVAKVRDRLRLCGSGGSSLAIEILRGFEAKFQVPILEGYGLSETSPVASFNVLDRPRKPGSVGVPIWGVDIKVVDEKGGEVAHRERGEIVIRGHNIMKGYLNRPEATADAIRNGWFHSGDIGYMDEDGYLFIVDRLKDMIIRGGYNVYPRELEETLLTHPAVSLAAVVGVPDSQYGEEIKAFVILKEGARADAEEIREWCKSKMAAYKYPRLLEICDSLPMTATGKILKRELKSL